Proteins encoded by one window of Flavobacterium sp. N502540:
- a CDS encoding response regulator transcription factor, producing the protein MKIQVAIVEDDKNYNQALKNIIDFQQDMECVAQFFNGKNALQKLEALEPDVVLMDIQLQDLSGIDLVFKLTDVMPGTTFVMCTSFENDEKIFSALRAGASGYLVKGDPLDKIIQAIQEAHKGGAPMSFAIAKRVLQHFQETKVQVQTLSLLTVTEKEVLDLLAQGLLYKEIADKKNVTIDTIKKHIGNIYRKLQVSNKIEAINKFNTKN; encoded by the coding sequence ATGAAGATACAAGTAGCCATAGTAGAGGATGATAAGAATTACAATCAGGCCTTAAAAAATATCATCGATTTCCAACAGGATATGGAATGTGTGGCTCAGTTTTTTAACGGTAAAAATGCTTTGCAAAAACTGGAAGCCCTGGAACCAGACGTGGTTTTAATGGATATTCAGTTGCAGGATTTATCAGGTATTGATCTTGTTTTTAAATTAACAGACGTAATGCCAGGCACAACCTTTGTTATGTGCACCAGTTTTGAAAATGACGAAAAAATATTTTCGGCATTACGTGCAGGTGCAAGTGGTTATCTGGTAAAAGGAGATCCGCTAGACAAGATAATTCAGGCGATTCAGGAAGCTCACAAAGGCGGTGCCCCTATGAGTTTTGCGATTGCAAAGCGCGTTTTACAACATTTTCAGGAAACAAAAGTACAAGTACAAACCTTATCGTTACTGACTGTAACCGAAAAAGAAGTTCTTGACTTGCTGGCGCAGGGACTTCTCTACAAAGAAATTGCCGATAAAAAAAATGTCACCATCGACACCATTAAAAAACACATTGGCAATATCTACCGAAAGCTACAGGTAAGTAACAAAATTGAAGCAATTAACAAGTTTAACACCAAAAACTAG
- a CDS encoding tyrosinase family protein, whose protein sequence is MKKITNLFLLILISGLSYGQSKADAKYIRWNANTPQGKANIEAMKVAFKKMREAGCEKGISWYYQGAIHNIPEKITGPNKLCPQYQTIDNKLWAWADCTHTDTNNAALNFLLWHRMYIWYLEKIVRELSGKADFALPYWNYGSKEESENIMAEPFRESSGSLYTAARYTILNNGKPILPEQLASIRNSIAELRTNPSFAGDAGFSSSLEGQPHGYMHVLIGGGYAHPPEKHYNEIYQEITSGLMAKVESAGFDPIFWLHHSMVDRIWESWDVSEFGQRPSLEELKANPWPYEFITPDGGHITYTMEEVYNIVFNLDYKYDDLLYGSKTPVLAANENKVKTRISFQDAKEEVVWEQKVGKVLGTSAFTHKVSSTFARNTNKAFRTADSRLILNLDVSVYKEPSDYYTVYLRYPGKKDQYVGMMTFFGLAHDHGIGKNHEIGEDGVKLKYAYYISDDLVNTDANFQVIIKKTGGGDAKVTLEKISVIKAN, encoded by the coding sequence ATGAAAAAAATTACTAACTTATTTTTACTTATTCTGATCTCTGGATTGTCCTATGGTCAGAGTAAAGCGGATGCGAAGTATATTCGCTGGAATGCCAATACGCCTCAGGGGAAAGCCAATATTGAGGCGATGAAAGTGGCTTTTAAGAAAATGCGCGAAGCGGGCTGTGAGAAGGGTATTTCCTGGTATTATCAAGGTGCAATTCATAATATCCCCGAAAAGATAACAGGTCCCAATAAGCTCTGTCCGCAATATCAGACTATTGATAATAAATTATGGGCCTGGGCAGATTGTACACACACTGACACTAATAATGCAGCTTTAAATTTTCTTTTATGGCACAGAATGTACATCTGGTATTTAGAAAAAATTGTTAGAGAATTGTCCGGAAAAGCAGATTTTGCACTTCCGTACTGGAATTACGGCAGTAAAGAAGAATCTGAGAATATTATGGCCGAACCTTTTAGGGAGTCATCAGGTTCTTTGTATACCGCAGCACGATATACTATTTTGAACAATGGAAAGCCAATCCTTCCCGAGCAGTTGGCTAGTATTCGAAACTCAATAGCCGAATTAAGAACAAATCCTTCCTTTGCAGGCGATGCGGGATTTAGCAGTAGTCTTGAAGGTCAGCCTCACGGTTATATGCACGTTCTTATTGGCGGGGGATATGCTCATCCGCCAGAAAAGCATTACAACGAAATATATCAGGAAATAACTTCGGGTCTAATGGCCAAAGTTGAGTCGGCCGGATTCGATCCTATTTTTTGGCTGCATCATAGCATGGTCGATCGTATTTGGGAGTCGTGGGATGTTTCGGAATTTGGTCAGCGTCCAAGTTTAGAAGAATTAAAAGCGAATCCATGGCCTTATGAATTTATCACTCCAGACGGAGGTCACATCACTTATACGATGGAGGAAGTGTACAACATCGTTTTTAATTTAGATTACAAATACGATGATTTACTTTACGGATCTAAAACTCCGGTATTAGCGGCTAATGAAAATAAGGTAAAAACCAGAATCTCCTTTCAGGATGCCAAAGAAGAAGTAGTTTGGGAACAAAAAGTGGGTAAAGTATTAGGCACTTCGGCTTTTACGCATAAAGTGAGCAGTACCTTTGCAAGAAATACGAATAAAGCTTTTAGAACTGCCGATTCCAGATTAATTCTGAATCTGGATGTATCTGTTTACAAAGAACCAAGTGATTATTATACGGTTTATTTGCGTTATCCCGGAAAAAAAGATCAGTATGTGGGAATGATGACTTTCTTTGGGCTTGCTCATGATCACGGAATTGGAAAGAATCATGAAATTGGTGAAGATGGGGTAAAACTTAAATATGCCTATTATATTTCAGATGACTTAGTGAATACGGATGCGAATTTTCAAGTTATTATCAAAAAGACCGGAGGCGGAGATGCTAAAGTTACTCTGGAAAAAATTAGTGTGATAAAAGCAAATTAA
- a CDS encoding multicopper oxidase domain-containing protein, which produces MSDLSLEMKGCPKSIVLFCFLLSNLFLFSQNEHLVIGRTTGKLLLKNNVPVRTFGFTNSLSGQVTLPGSEIKAKVGDTVRVDFWSISQGNPVSLFCKEIDFVQWDKNNKVMKKKEAIHHMEHGFYSFRAEKPGTYLYYSPENYPFNLQAGMFGIIIIEPKEKDFQTPEPLREILWCSNELDTKWHTDAIMGTEYDSRNKPIVLPPYKPNYFLINGQVASDTKGLQSLDRKNETVLLRLVNSGLYLHEIVFPPNAKLKLRFGNETALLESASGCTAALHAGESLEILVSLENVGDTEQLMYHFTDPISKKKVYETAIAVFH; this is translated from the coding sequence ATGAGTGATTTAAGTTTAGAAATGAAAGGATGCCCCAAATCCATAGTGCTCTTTTGCTTTTTACTAAGCAATCTGTTTTTGTTTTCTCAAAACGAACATTTAGTGATCGGGAGAACAACAGGTAAACTGCTGCTTAAAAATAACGTTCCTGTCCGGACTTTTGGTTTTACGAACTCTCTTTCGGGGCAGGTTACTTTGCCGGGATCTGAGATAAAGGCAAAGGTTGGCGATACTGTTCGGGTTGATTTTTGGAGCATTTCGCAGGGAAATCCGGTCTCTTTATTTTGTAAAGAAATTGATTTTGTTCAATGGGACAAAAACAATAAGGTGATGAAGAAAAAAGAAGCCATTCATCATATGGAGCATGGGTTTTATTCTTTTCGGGCCGAAAAACCGGGTACTTATTTGTATTACAGTCCCGAAAATTATCCGTTCAATCTTCAGGCGGGAATGTTTGGCATTATCATTATTGAACCGAAAGAAAAGGATTTTCAGACGCCTGAGCCCTTGCGTGAAATTCTTTGGTGCAGCAACGAACTGGATACAAAATGGCACACCGATGCCATCATGGGTACCGAATACGATTCTCGTAATAAACCTATTGTTCTTCCGCCCTACAAACCCAATTATTTTTTGATTAACGGACAAGTTGCTTCTGATACTAAGGGCTTACAATCGTTAGATCGTAAAAACGAAACGGTGCTGCTTCGATTGGTCAATTCGGGATTGTATCTTCATGAAATTGTATTTCCGCCAAACGCAAAACTAAAGCTGAGGTTTGGAAACGAGACTGCTTTACTGGAGTCTGCTAGCGGATGCACAGCCGCACTGCATGCGGGAGAAAGTCTGGAAATACTCGTTTCCCTGGAAAATGTGGGAGATACAGAACAACTGATGTACCATTTTACTGATCCTATTTCAAAAAAGAAAGTTTACGAAACGGCTATTGCTGTTTTTCATTAA
- a CDS encoding leucine-rich repeat domain-containing protein, with product MGKPIQILKLEKKLNVLIEKLPSEIKYNRNSYCTNDNEEIIVLNLCNAKVCDISFLNEFPSLQKLYLSNNEISDISNLKNLKYLTVLYLDNNEISEISVFESLTSLTDLNLSANQISDISSLIDIDSLRTLNLSKNNIYDLYGLGDLVDLLHLDLSNNEILDISVLYYLSELKTLDICSNEISDISYLEFMDELNSLNISSNEIFDISVLKNLVDLSTLNLSNNKIIDVSDLADLTNLSILDLSENNISDISVLENLSELTKVDLKRNQISDILALEGLINLNEIVLGFNLIEDISPLKTNINLKTIYCNKNKIKDISSLKELINVSFLNFEGNQISDIEVLKCLGVLKNVNLSSNPISDISVFKTNITLTTLYLSNIKVNDFSILENLTNLTTLFLGNNKISDISFLKKLHSLDFLFLGYNQISDISILRQLTKLKFVYLYGNKIFDLSVFSHLKSLVNLDISSNKIIEIEQFEFIINFPSLRIQAQKNPCFANILLEDKNNYDTILNALKKINESKRKYSLPAKVLFLGNTESGKSTFLDYILQTKEPRIIKNNLHSTHIVQIETLPKKIRKGSIPKAVFYDFGGQDYYHGLYKAFLSNDSINILLWNKDYDKNQIRKDRNGQLTRDYNRNYWLNQLKFQYNRNKENKENLELEKAEPILLVQTHADLDKHKRENYKGDCERFNIKNEFFISLNDDSVKKSIIHSLSLNFLEETLKELITQKQIVKNEPIWYKDFLNFILRTTTSDYIFLSEIGKEYKRDSDPDKLLLPEVLRELALAGLVLYYKDDIDLKDIVWVDPSKTIQYIHDTILSQQNVIEKKGIIEKEVLDEFTDHKLIKLLLNQKVIFFDELDDKYIIPGYLCLTEEDDRIYELLTFDFIEPNFIMKFEYFIPFGLINQLICYYGKNKHKKYYWRDQLLFTKDSCKVLIKLDFNNLEISVSIKSKRTNSKLNNLEQEIFRDILNLYWDKPRLEENDVSEKAEYSELKTEVFHNISKTPFESPDDLYVSIDYKNFVHHKTLENKEKTINKITAFGLDYRSEMQNERNVEIRKIDKTKSREQASGLYKNFTTNKNTETMKKIFISYAKENKKEVNEFQKQIAPFKITREVETWHCSELELGEDWDAKIKSKFYEADIILYFVSVDFFSTPFILDEEVKRGIERSQDPNDKVALVPIILEKIHWGDLLGKYSSNFKGVPISLYDKPNNAWYEIVDQLKRDHFRKIDPNSTAGIIGQAKDTMKTQEDIIAGKL from the coding sequence ATGGGTAAACCAATTCAAATTTTAAAATTAGAAAAAAAATTAAATGTTTTAATAGAAAAGCTTCCTTCAGAAATTAAATATAATAGGAATAGTTATTGTACTAATGACAATGAAGAAATAATCGTGCTGAATTTATGTAATGCCAAAGTATGTGATATTTCATTTTTAAATGAATTTCCAAGTCTGCAAAAATTATATTTAAGTAATAATGAAATTTCAGATATTTCAAATTTAAAAAACTTGAAATATCTAACTGTTTTATATTTAGATAATAATGAAATTTCCGAAATTTCAGTTTTTGAAAGTTTAACATCTTTAACTGATTTAAATTTAAGTGCAAATCAAATTTCTGATATTTCAAGTTTAATAGATATTGATAGTTTGAGGACTTTAAATCTAAGTAAAAATAATATTTATGATCTTTATGGTTTAGGAGATTTAGTTGATTTATTACATCTCGATTTAAGCAATAATGAAATTTTGGATATTTCAGTGTTATATTACTTGAGTGAACTGAAAACATTGGATATCTGTTCTAATGAAATTTCAGATATTTCATATCTTGAATTTATGGATGAACTCAATTCACTAAATATAAGTTCTAATGAAATTTTTGATATTTCAGTTTTAAAAAACTTAGTAGATTTATCAACGTTAAACTTAAGTAATAATAAAATTATAGATGTTTCTGATTTAGCCGATTTAACAAATCTTTCAATATTAGATTTGAGTGAAAATAATATTTCTGATATCTCAGTTTTAGAGAATTTAAGTGAGTTAACTAAAGTTGATCTAAAACGTAATCAAATTTCCGATATTTTAGCATTAGAAGGTCTCATTAATTTAAATGAGATTGTATTAGGTTTTAATTTAATTGAAGATATTTCGCCATTAAAAACAAATATCAATTTAAAAACTATTTATTGTAATAAAAATAAAATTAAAGATATCTCATCTTTAAAAGAACTAATAAATGTTTCTTTTTTAAATTTTGAAGGCAATCAGATTTCTGATATTGAAGTACTAAAATGTTTAGGAGTATTAAAAAACGTTAATTTAAGTAGTAATCCTATTTCAGATATTTCGGTTTTCAAAACAAATATAACTCTAACAACTTTATATTTAAGTAATATAAAAGTTAACGATTTTTCAATTCTTGAAAATTTAACTAATTTAACCACCTTATTTTTAGGTAATAATAAAATTTCGGACATATCTTTTCTTAAAAAACTTCATTCTTTAGACTTTCTATTTTTAGGTTACAATCAAATTTCGGATATATCTATTTTAAGGCAATTAACAAAACTTAAATTTGTTTATTTATACGGTAATAAAATTTTTGATCTTTCGGTTTTTTCTCATTTAAAGTCTTTGGTGAATCTTGATATATCAAGCAATAAAATTATAGAAATCGAACAATTTGAATTCATTATTAATTTTCCATCTTTAAGAATTCAGGCTCAAAAGAATCCTTGTTTCGCTAATATCTTATTGGAAGATAAAAATAATTATGATACAATTTTAAATGCTTTAAAAAAAATAAATGAGTCAAAAAGAAAATATAGTTTACCAGCAAAAGTATTATTTTTAGGTAATACAGAAAGTGGTAAATCCACATTTCTAGATTATATATTGCAGACGAAAGAGCCTAGGATAATTAAAAATAATCTTCATAGTACACACATTGTACAAATAGAAACATTGCCGAAGAAAATAAGAAAAGGTTCAATTCCTAAAGCAGTTTTTTATGATTTTGGAGGACAAGATTATTATCATGGATTGTATAAAGCTTTCTTAAGTAACGATTCTATTAACATTCTTTTATGGAATAAAGATTATGATAAAAACCAAATTAGAAAGGATAGAAATGGTCAATTAACCAGAGACTATAATCGAAATTATTGGTTAAATCAGTTGAAATTTCAATATAATAGAAATAAGGAAAATAAGGAAAATTTAGAACTTGAAAAGGCAGAACCTATTTTATTAGTTCAAACTCATGCAGATCTAGATAAACATAAAAGAGAAAATTATAAAGGAGATTGTGAAAGGTTTAATATTAAAAACGAATTTTTTATTTCTCTGAATGATGATTCTGTAAAAAAATCTATAATTCACAGTCTTAGTCTAAATTTTTTAGAAGAAACTTTAAAGGAATTAATTACCCAAAAGCAGATAGTTAAAAACGAACCAATCTGGTATAAAGATTTTTTAAATTTCATTTTAAGAACTACTACATCTGATTATATATTTTTGTCCGAAATAGGAAAAGAATATAAAAGAGATAGTGATCCAGATAAATTATTATTGCCTGAAGTTTTAAGAGAACTGGCGCTTGCTGGTCTTGTTTTATATTATAAAGACGATATTGATTTAAAAGATATTGTCTGGGTAGATCCTTCAAAGACAATTCAATATATACATGACACCATATTATCTCAACAAAACGTTATTGAAAAAAAAGGGATTATTGAAAAAGAAGTTTTAGATGAATTTACAGATCATAAACTTATAAAATTGCTTTTAAATCAGAAAGTAATTTTTTTTGATGAATTAGATGATAAATATATAATTCCTGGTTATCTATGTCTTACCGAAGAAGATGACCGAATATATGAATTACTTACATTTGATTTTATAGAGCCAAATTTTATAATGAAATTTGAATATTTTATTCCATTTGGATTAATAAATCAATTAATCTGTTATTATGGTAAAAATAAGCATAAAAAATATTATTGGAGAGACCAGTTGTTATTTACAAAAGATAGTTGTAAAGTATTGATTAAACTTGATTTCAATAATTTAGAAATATCTGTTTCAATTAAATCAAAACGAACAAACTCTAAATTAAATAATTTAGAACAGGAAATATTTAGAGATATTTTGAATTTATACTGGGATAAGCCTCGACTAGAAGAAAATGATGTAAGTGAAAAAGCAGAGTATAGTGAATTAAAAACTGAAGTTTTCCATAATATTAGTAAGACTCCTTTTGAGAGTCCGGACGATCTTTATGTTTCAATAGATTATAAAAACTTTGTGCATCATAAAACACTTGAGAACAAAGAAAAAACTATAAATAAAATAACTGCATTTGGTTTAGATTATAGATCAGAAATGCAAAATGAGAGAAATGTAGAAATTCGAAAAATTGATAAAACAAAATCTAGAGAGCAAGCAAGCGGTTTATATAAAAATTTCACCACTAATAAAAATACTGAAACTATGAAGAAAATATTTATTTCATATGCTAAAGAGAATAAGAAAGAAGTTAATGAATTTCAAAAGCAAATAGCCCCTTTTAAAATAACCAGAGAAGTAGAAACATGGCACTGCTCAGAGCTAGAATTGGGTGAAGATTGGGACGCAAAAATAAAAAGTAAATTTTATGAAGCAGATATAATTCTTTATTTTGTAAGTGTAGATTTTTTTAGTACACCATTTATATTAGATGAAGAAGTTAAAAGAGGTATAGAAAGAAGTCAAGATCCAAATGATAAAGTAGCTTTAGTTCCAATTATTTTGGAAAAAATTCATTGGGGGGATTTGCTAGGCAAATATAGTTCTAATTTTAAGGGAGTTCCTATTAGTCTATATGATAAACCAAATAATGCTTGGTATGAGATTGTAGATCAATTAAAAAGAGATCATTTTAGAAAGATTGATCCTAATAGTACAGCTGGAATTATAGGTCAAGCAAAAGATACAATGAAAACGCAAGAAGATATAATTGCAGGGAAATTATAG
- a CDS encoding helix-turn-helix domain-containing protein — translation MSTETRPRNIGRNISRIRELRGMKQEILAEAIGVSQQSVSNIEASENIDKEKLVLIAKALGVTVEAIENFTEESVFNFFNNFYDNSANNGPQGNGDSNTNFNCTFNPLDKVVELYERLVQAEKDKVEYLEKLMKLK, via the coding sequence ATGAGCACAGAAACCAGACCCAGAAATATTGGCCGAAATATCAGCCGTATCAGAGAACTTCGCGGAATGAAACAAGAGATTCTTGCAGAAGCTATTGGAGTAAGCCAGCAATCTGTTTCGAATATTGAAGCCAGCGAAAATATTGACAAAGAAAAACTAGTACTAATTGCAAAAGCACTTGGCGTGACGGTAGAAGCGATCGAAAATTTTACAGAAGAATCTGTTTTTAATTTCTTTAATAATTTTTACGACAATAGTGCTAACAATGGTCCTCAAGGAAATGGAGACAGTAACACTAATTTTAATTGCACCTTCAACCCTCTTGATAAAGTGGTCGAGCTGTACGAACGTCTCGTTCAGGCCGAAAAAGACAAGGTCGAATACTTAGAAAAATTAATGAAATTGAAATAA